Part of the Desulfolutivibrio sulfoxidireducens genome is shown below.
GGCGGTCTGGGCCGGGGTGCGCACGGCCGCGGGCATCGATTCGCGCATGGGCGGGGTGCCCTTGCCGGCCATGACCCTGGCCGGATCCGGCAACCAATGCATCGCCGCCGGCATTCCGGTGGTCACCGTGGCCCAGTATGTGGCCGTGGAGGATGCGAACCTGCCGGTGCGGGCGGTGATGCTAAGCTACCTCATCACCTGTTCCATCAAGGCCGGGGTGGGGCGGCTGTCGGCGTTGTGCGGCAGCGGCATGGCCGGCGGCGCGGGCGTGGCGGCGGCCACGGCCTACCTTTTCGGGGGCACTGTGGAGAAGATCGGCGGGGCCATCAAGAATCATATCGCGGCCTTTTGTCCCGTGGCCTGCGACGGGGCCAAGACCAGTTGCGCCCTGAAGGTCGGGGAGATTGCCGCCGCCGCCGTGAAAAACGGGCTTCTGGCCCTGTCCGGCTGCATCGTGCGGGCCACGGACGGGGTGGTGGACGCGTCCCCGGAGCAGACCATGCGCAACCTGGGGATCATCGCCAAAAAAGGACTAGCCGGCCTGGACCCCGTGATCCTGGACATCATGCTGCGCAAGCAGCCGTAGGTCGCCGTGGGTCGGAAAGTGACGGCTTTGTCGTCCCAGAACTTCATGTGAAACGACAGCGCTCTTGTGGGCGTGGCGCGAGGAAAGGTTTTATGGTCTGCGATGCGAAATCCACGGGGGCACCCGTTTTCACCATGTCGCTCCTGGTCACCGGGAACCTGCTTGGGGCGGGGATATTGGCCCTGCCCATCAATTTCGGCCCGGCCGGGCTTTTGCCCTCGCTTTTCGGGATCGTCCTGGTCTGGGCCTTGATGCTTTTTTCCGCCAATGTCCTGGCCGGACAGCCCGATCTGGCCTGCGGCGAAACCGGCGGCCTGCCGAGCTTTTTCGGGAACAAGCTCGGTCGGGGCGCCAAATGGCTGGCCGTGGCGGCCGATCTGGTTATTTTCTACGGCGTTCTGACCGCCTATCTGACCGGCACCACGACCATATTGGTCAACCTGTTCCACCTCCCCATCGGCCGTACGGCCGTGACCCTGTGCTATTTCGCCGTGGCCGCCGGATTGGCCAGCTTCGGCATGGGGCTTTTGCGCCGGTGCAACGCGGCCATTCTTCTGGGCATGGCCCTGACGTTTCTGACGCTTGTGGTCATGCTGGCCGGGCATGTGGACATGTCCCGGGCCGGGCATATGCGTCCGTGGTTTCTGCCCGCGGCGCTGCCCGTGGCGCTTACGGCCTTTTTGTTCCACAACCTGATCCCCACCCTGTGCCGGGAGATGCGCGGCGACGTGGCGGCCATGCGTCGGGCCATTCTGTACGGCTCCCTGATCGGGCTGGCCATGAATCTGATCTGGATGGTCACGGTGTTCTGCTCCCTGCCCATGGAAGGCCCGCCGGACACGTCGATTCTGGGGGCATTCGACAGGAATCTGCCAGCCACGGTCCCCTTGAGCATCCTGCTCGGTTCCCGGACGTTCCAGGATGTGGGGCTTATCTTCGCCATCCTGGCCATGACCGCCGCCTTTCTGGCCAACGGCGTGGCGTTGCGCGGATTTCTCATCGATCTGATGGACAGCGGGTTTGGCCTGCGCAATAGGGCCGTCATCTGGATATTGGCCTTCATGCCGCCGCTTGTGGTGTCCGTTCTCTATCCGGACATCTTTTTGGTGGTCATGAACCTGGTGGGGGGCGTGGGCATTTGTCTCCTGTTCGGCATCCTGCCCGCCCTCCTGGCCCGCCGTCAGGCCACGGGCGGCAGGCGGATTCTGGCCGTGGCCGTTTTCTGCCTGTTCGGGCTTATCCTGTGTTTTGAGGCGTTCCAGGAGGTTGGCCTGACCCATATCCATCCCGACACGGAATACTGGCATCAGTTCATGGACTAACGGCGGCCCCCGGCACGTGCTGGCATGGCGGTTGCTCAAGGGGCTTCGGGAGGAGTGCGAAGGGGCCTTTTTACCTAAAAACCAACGAAAATGTAGCATGCGGCGACATTTTCGCATGACCGGACGCCCTGGAGGTTTACCCCACATATGAAGGCCCTGGACGAACTGATGCGATCCGTGCGCGGCATGGCTGTCGAGGAGCCCTGTCAGGTCCCGGAAAAACCCGTGGACCTGCTCCTGTACGCCCCGTGTCCGGTGAAGCTGGTGGTGAAGGACGGCATCGACCGCATCATCGCGGACCACGCCGCGCGCGGCGAGGAGCTTTGCGCCCACATCCCCATGGGCTGCACCTCCGTGGACCCCTACGACCCCATCTCCCGCGAACCCGATCCGGACCGCCTGCCCGGGGTCATCGGCTCCATCGGGTTCGGGGATTTCTGGCGGCGCGAGTTCGTTTCCCGTCACGTGCGCCCCGGGCTTTTCGCCGCCGCGCCGGCCAAAAACCTCCATCCCCTGCACGAGCGGGCCGGCCTGCTCGATCCGCGCGGCCGCTACACCGTCTACGGGGTCACGCCCTACCTGTTTCTGGCCGACACCCGCCGTCTGGGGGACAAACCCGTGCCGCACACCTGGGAGGACGTCCTGCACCCGCGCTACCAGGGGGAACTTGTCATGTGCGGGGACGGCGACGACATGGCCGACGCCGTGATCTTAAACGTCCACAAGGAGTTCGGCATGGACGGGCTGCGCGCCCTGGCCGGCAACTGCAAGGGGTTCATGCATTCCTCGTCCATGGTCAAATCCGCTGGCTCAGGGGACGAGGAGGCCGGGGCGGTGTACATCATCCCGGCCTTTTTCGCCGAGACCATCACCCGGCCGGCGCATCTGCGGGTGGTCTGGCCCCGCGACGGCGCGGCATCGAGCCCCTTGTACTTCCTGGCAAAGAAGAGCGAACACGCCCGCCTGGCCGACGTCATCGCCTTTTTTTCGGCTGGTTTCGCGGCCATCGACAGCGCGGCCTGGTTCGTGCCCATGGACGCGGCCGCCTCCTCCAGACTGCCCCCAGAGGCCGGGCTTAAGTGGGTGGGCTGGGACTACATCGAGAACACCGACATCACCGAGCGCCGCGACACCCTGAATGTCCTGTTCCGGGACATGGTCCGGAAAAAATCGTGAGACTGGTCACCGTGGCCGGGCCGCCCTCGTGCGGCAAGACCGCCGTCGTGTCCAAGGCCTGCCGGGCGCTCATGGACGCCGGCACGCCGTGCGCCGTGGCCAAGTTCGACTGCCTGCAAAGCCGCGACGACGAGCTGTACCGGGATGTCGGGGTGCCCGTGTCCGTGGTCTTTTCCGGCGGCCTGTGCCCGGATCACTTCTACGCCTCCAACCTGGAGGAGGCCTTTGCCTGGGCCGGTGGGACCGGGGCCGGCTGCTTCGTCGTCGAGACCGCCGGGCTGTGCAACCGCTGCTCCCCGCATGTCCGGGGAGCGCTTGGCCTGTGCGTCATCGACAACCTCATGGGCATCGACGCCCCGGCCAAGATCGGCCCCATGCTGCGCCTGGCCGACATCGTGGTGGTCACCAAGGGGGACCTGGTGTCCCAGGCCGAACGCGAGGTCTACCGCCACCGCATCCGCCAGATGAACAGCCGGGCCGTGATCCGGCACATAAACGGCCTGACCGGACAGGGCTGCGCCGAACTTGCGGCCATCATGGCCCAGGCCCCGGACATCGCCTCGGTCACGGATCTCAAGTTGCGGTTTCCCATGCCCGCCGCCGTGTGCTCCTATTGTCTGAGCGAGATCCGGATCGGCGCGCGCTACCAGAAAGGCAACGTGAAAAAGGCCCGTTTCGGAGACCACGATGCCGCGAGTTGACGAGATGTACGTTCCCCGGACCATTTCCCTGACCGCCGGCCGGGACAAGTCCGGACGTCCGGAGCCGGGCGGGGTGGACTTCGCCCCCGGACAGGTCACGGCCCTGCTCGGCCCCACGGGGTCGGGCAAGAGCCGGTTTCTCTCGGACATCGAGTCCATGGCCCGGGGCGACACCCCGACCGGCCGGGTGCTTCTGCTCGACGGCCGGACCCCGGACGACGACGAGCGTTTCGCCCTGCAAGGGCGGTTGGTGGCCCAATTGACCCAGAACATGAATTTCGTCCTGGACATGGGGACCAGGGACTTCGTGGCCGCTCACGCCGAAAGCCGCATGGCCGCCGACCCCCTGGCCGTGGCCGACCGGGTCCTTCAGGCGGCCAACGCCCTGGCCGGCGAGCCGTTCGGGCCGGACGTCCAGCTCACCCAGCTCTCGGGCGGGCAGTCGAGGGCGCTTATGATCGCGGACACGGCGCTTTTAAGCTGGTCGCCGGTCCTGCTTATCGACGAGATCGAAAACGCCGGGGTGGACAAGAAAAAGGCCCTGGAGCTTCTGGTGCGTAGCGACAAGATCGTGGTCATCGCCACCCATGACCCGGTCCTGGCCTTGTCCGCCCACCGGCGGCTGGTGTTCGAGCACGGCGCGGTGCGCTTTCGTCAGGAGCGTACCGGGGACGAGGAGGGCGTACTGACCCGGCTTTCGGCCATGGAAACGGAAATATCCCGGGTGCGGGAGCTCTTGCGGCGGGGTGGGGCGCTGTGAGGGAGACGGAAATATCCCGGGTGCGGGAGCTCTTGCGGCGGGGTGGGACGCTGCGAGGGGAGGACGCCCGGGGCTCGTTTTGTTTCAGATGGAGGCCGCATGCGAGGCGGCGACGGGGAAGGCGGTTTGGTGGCGCCCCCTGGCGCAATTGGCGCAAGGAGTCCGGCGGAAAAGCCCGGAACGCGTCAAAAGTAATAGGTGATTCGAAACTCTCCGCGTATGGCGTTCACCTTTTCACCGAATTCGCTTTGCGGCGGACCGATCGGAATGATCAGTCGCGGCTTGAGCTCCAGGTTGGGGATGACCATGTAGGAGATTTCCGGGTTGAGTGAGCAGCTCAAGTCTCCGAGGTTCGTGATCAACGTTACCGTCGGCGTGAGGTAGAGGATGTCGAAAGGCTCTTTTTGGGAGATTCTCAGGTAGAGATAGTCCTGGCCTGCCGTGCTTTTGTTGTATGTGCTCGCCACCTGAGCGCTATCTTTCAATAAGCTTGAATTGTTGCTGTTTTGACTGTTGTTTCCTGATTTTCCTTGCGAATTTCCATTCAGTATTTTCAAGTTTGCCTGAATGTTGCTCGTTATCGTATTCTCAATATATTCAGAATAACCGTTGTCAATCAAATTGTAGTAGTCACGAAGCTCTCCAGGGCTGTAGCCTTCTCCGTTGTGGTAATATTCAGCGATTATTGTGGTATCGTACGAATTCAGATAGCGAAAACCAACCAGGAAATTCAAAGCGTCGTATTTCTTGCTCCTGATTTCTCCGCCCGCATCGATAATATTTTTATTGTATCCGAATCGAAGCGCTGATTCTCCATGGATTTCCAGATTACTCGTCAGGTTTGTGGAAAAATCGAATCCGACCCTGGTGTCATACTTGTTTCCAGCCATGAACATGAGGTCGAGGTCGATGTCGTAGAGAAGGGCATAAACCTTGCCGCCAACAAGCAGGGAGTCCCCGCTGGCGAGTTCGGCGTTGAGGCGGTCGGCCACCGGAAGAACCAAAGGGGTGACGGCCAGGGTCTTCAGGGGCCCGGCAAAGCTTCGAATGTAATCCAGATAG
Proteins encoded:
- a CDS encoding aromatic amino acid transport family protein; its protein translation is MVCDAKSTGAPVFTMSLLVTGNLLGAGILALPINFGPAGLLPSLFGIVLVWALMLFSANVLAGQPDLACGETGGLPSFFGNKLGRGAKWLAVAADLVIFYGVLTAYLTGTTTILVNLFHLPIGRTAVTLCYFAVAAGLASFGMGLLRRCNAAILLGMALTFLTLVVMLAGHVDMSRAGHMRPWFLPAALPVALTAFLFHNLIPTLCREMRGDVAAMRRAILYGSLIGLAMNLIWMVTVFCSLPMEGPPDTSILGAFDRNLPATVPLSILLGSRTFQDVGLIFAILAMTAAFLANGVALRGFLIDLMDSGFGLRNRAVIWILAFMPPLVVSVLYPDIFLVVMNLVGGVGICLLFGILPALLARRQATGGRRILAVAVFCLFGLILCFEAFQEVGLTHIHPDTEYWHQFMD
- a CDS encoding ABC transporter substrate-binding protein, with the protein product MKALDELMRSVRGMAVEEPCQVPEKPVDLLLYAPCPVKLVVKDGIDRIIADHAARGEELCAHIPMGCTSVDPYDPISREPDPDRLPGVIGSIGFGDFWRREFVSRHVRPGLFAAAPAKNLHPLHERAGLLDPRGRYTVYGVTPYLFLADTRRLGDKPVPHTWEDVLHPRYQGELVMCGDGDDMADAVILNVHKEFGMDGLRALAGNCKGFMHSSSMVKSAGSGDEEAGAVYIIPAFFAETITRPAHLRVVWPRDGAASSPLYFLAKKSEHARLADVIAFFSAGFAAIDSAAWFVPMDAAASSRLPPEAGLKWVGWDYIENTDITERRDTLNVLFRDMVRKKS
- a CDS encoding GTP-binding protein; this encodes MRLVTVAGPPSCGKTAVVSKACRALMDAGTPCAVAKFDCLQSRDDELYRDVGVPVSVVFSGGLCPDHFYASNLEEAFAWAGGTGAGCFVVETAGLCNRCSPHVRGALGLCVIDNLMGIDAPAKIGPMLRLADIVVVTKGDLVSQAEREVYRHRIRQMNSRAVIRHINGLTGQGCAELAAIMAQAPDIASVTDLKLRFPMPAAVCSYCLSEIRIGARYQKGNVKKARFGDHDAAS
- a CDS encoding ATP-binding cassette domain-containing protein, translated to MPRVDEMYVPRTISLTAGRDKSGRPEPGGVDFAPGQVTALLGPTGSGKSRFLSDIESMARGDTPTGRVLLLDGRTPDDDERFALQGRLVAQLTQNMNFVLDMGTRDFVAAHAESRMAADPLAVADRVLQAANALAGEPFGPDVQLTQLSGGQSRALMIADTALLSWSPVLLIDEIENAGVDKKKALELLVRSDKIVVIATHDPVLALSAHRRLVFEHGAVRFRQERTGDEEGVLTRLSAMETEISRVRELLRRGGAL